ACCGCCCCGGCCGGCGCGGGCAGCAGCGGCACCGTGAACCCGGCCCTGCCGGAACTGAGCGGCCTGAAGGTCACGGCGGGCGACGGGGCCGCCGAGCTGAGCTGGACGCCCGCCACAAACCCGGCCGTCAGCGGGTACCGCGTGTACGTGAAAGCGGCGGGCGGCAGCGAACGCCTGCTGAACTTCGCGCCCATTCCGGCCGCGCAGGCGTCGCTGCTGGCGCGCGGCCTGACGAACGAGACCGCCACGACCTTCCGGGTGGTCACGGTGGACAGCGCCGGCGCCGAGAGCCGGGGCGTGAGCGTGACCGGCACGCCGAGCGAGAAGAACACCGTGCCCGTCACGTTCAGCGTGGACGCCCGCAGCCAGGGCAACGGCCCCATCGAGCTGCGCCGCTTCGATACCGGCAACCAGATCGAGTACCCCATGACGCAGGACACGCGCGGGCAGTGGAAGACCACCCTGAACCTCCCACTGTTCCGCGAGGTGAAGTTCAAGTACGGGAACGACGCACCCGGCGCGAAGAACAGCGGTTACGAGGGCCCCGGCCAGGGCGACCGCAACCTGCTGGTGCGCGGCGGCGCGGCGTCCAGCGGCACGTACGACTTCACCGAGAAGCCCGCCCCGACCACCTTCATCGAGGGAACCGTCAATGGGGGAACCGGGCCGCTGGGCGGCGCGCTGGTCGAGGCCAGCAGCCAGCCCGCCGGGGGGCAGACCGGCGCGGACCCGGCCCTGAACTACGCCCTGACCTTCCCGGACGGCCGGTACGTCCTGCCCGCCCCGGCCGGAACGCACACGCTGCGGGCCAGCGCGGACGGCTTCGAGGCGGCCACGCAGGACGCGGCGGCCCCGCAGACCGGCGTGAACTTCACCCTGGGTGCCCTGAGCGGCACGGTCGTCGGGAAGTACCGCATCGACGGCAAACTGACCGACTGGACCGCCCCGAAAGCCGCCGTGCAGAGCCCCGCCGCCGGCACCTTCGGCGCGGATAACAACTTCCAGGACCTGCGGGTGGACAGTGACGCGCAGTACCTGTACCTGGGCTACCGCTACCGCGTGGCAGGCAACTCGGCCATCGTATACCTGGACACCGCCCCCGGCGGCGCCGCGCAGGCCGACAGCTTCGACGCCTGGAAACGCGCCGCCACCTTCAGCGGAGCCATGGGCGGCGTGGACGCCTTCATCGCCCGCTACGAGAATCAGGCCCCGGAACTGCGGCTGGTGGGCAGCGCGGCGGCCACCAGCGTCGTGAGCAGCAGCGCGTACACCGCCGTGAGCACCGGCACCCTGCCCGAACAGACCGTCGAGATGGCTATCCCCTGGTCCGCCCTGGGCCTCGGCGGCGCGCCGGCCGCCGGCCTGAACGTGGTGGGCGGCATCTTCGGCGGGGACGGGTACGGCGCCGGGGACATCATCCCGGACGCGGGCAGCACCCCGGCCGGCGCGAACAGCACCAACTGCGCGGACTCGTGCAGAGCGACCTTTACCGCGCCCGTCCGGGTGCCGTAAGGACGCCGGGGCCGTCGCGGCCCGTACACTGAAGCGAGCGGCGGGAGGCGCAGTGAGTGGCCTCCCGCCTTCTCTGCTCCGTTCGGGCTGACATTCCCATGACATTTGGGCGGACAATCAGGAGGATTGTCATGGTTCTGTCTAAATTCATGCCCACCAACCCCAAATTCAGCCTGAAGTTCGCTGAAGCCGCCCGTAACGCCCATGTCACCGCCAGCGCGCTGGTCGATCTGCTCGAGAACTACACCGACGTGGAAGCCAAGGTGCAGCGCGTCCGCGACCTGGAACACGAGGGCGATCGCCTGACGGGCGAGATCACCAACCTGCTCGCCGAGTCCTTCATCGTGCCGTTCGACCGTGAGGACATCATCAGTCTGAACAACGAACTCGATGACCTCGTGGACGACCTGGAGGATGCCGCGCGCAAGCTCAGCCTGTACGGCGTGGAAAAGCCCCTGCCGCAGATGGCGCAGCTGGCCCGCGTGGTCGAGCAGCAGTGCGCGCTGCTGGCCCAGGGCATGCCGCTGATCGAGAACAAGGGCCAACTGGGCGAACTGGCCCGCATCGCCCGCGAGATCCGCGCGCTGGAGGATCAGGGCGACACCATCAGCGACGAGGTGCAGCGTCACCTGTACGACGGCGTGAACGACGTGCCGGGCATGATCCGCGCCATGCGTGGCGGCGAGATCGTGGCCCTGATCGAGGACGCCAGCGATCAGGCGCAGCGGGTCGCCAAGACGGTCGAAAGCATCCTGCTGAAGAACGCCTGAGCGCCGGGACCGGA
The DNA window shown above is from Deinococcus sp. LM3 and carries:
- a CDS encoding DUF47 domain-containing protein codes for the protein MVLSKFMPTNPKFSLKFAEAARNAHVTASALVDLLENYTDVEAKVQRVRDLEHEGDRLTGEITNLLAESFIVPFDREDIISLNNELDDLVDDLEDAARKLSLYGVEKPLPQMAQLARVVEQQCALLAQGMPLIENKGQLGELARIAREIRALEDQGDTISDEVQRHLYDGVNDVPGMIRAMRGGEIVALIEDASDQAQRVAKTVESILLKNA